In Notamacropus eugenii isolate mMacEug1 chromosome 1, mMacEug1.pri_v2, whole genome shotgun sequence, one genomic interval encodes:
- the LOC140517740 gene encoding disintegrin and metalloproteinase domain-containing protein 30-like has protein sequence MGAAVTGAAPFLSGSLLLLWLGELLAPASCRDMSLQSPRVSAELVIPKEINPQAWDSKRSGQVSYSLHITGKKHIVHLLPKKMLLPRHLPVFTYVAKGAPQEEDPFFRNDCYYYGYMEGIPKSLAALSTCLGGLWGMLQVNEKHYQIQPVPTSSTFEHHLYPIVNTGVSNLTRALAREEIDEDFFQVLEVTSSSRTTTFDDVHLRRQKVEMGVIVGKLGYESWNINKTVVLQDMLFTLNLLDTLFMQIKAHASLSSLEFWTNPSPVNIIKKLQSVLHNSPEPERRSPGEQQLCDLVNFFQQHSFYPVFGVDLRTGKCNPYPSLAIKANRGVHLIFFSVLISCEMEHDLGKPSDEGNLQSQRKPCIMGNRAQNSGSFKSSYTFDSHLASAGSGARSLSGTSEEKMEKKKCGNKVVEEGEECDCGSETECRKNPCCQQSCILSKGAKCSTGLCCKDCKILPAGKVCRVQDNECDLPEFCNGTSEFCPDDIYKQDGTPCSGKGYCYKKSCGSHLQQCQALFGKQAENAPLQCYKEVNSRGDRFGNCGSEQVSFFKGCKKQNILCGRLQCVNIDVIPQVPHYYTLIQTYLKEPLDKEGLLCWGTAFKKTAKEKGLIDLGAVEDGSSCGENMMCVNKTCLNISSIHQECVPKQCNNRGVCNNRGNCHCGLGWAPPFCQDPGYGGSNDSGPTVDLGNETSFLPWRTYLIRGSLCSSFVMFKWAMKMLYKKRKWKKP, from the coding sequence ATGGGGGCAGCTGTAACAGGGGCTGCTCCCTTTCTGAGCGGCTCCCTCCTATTGCTCTGGCTAGGTGAGCTTCTGGCCCCCGCCAGCTGTCGTGACATGTCCCTTCAGAGTCCCCGAGTGTCTGCTGAACTAGTGATCCCCAAAGAAATAAACCCTCAGGCGTGGGACTCGAAGAGGTCCGGGCAGGTCTCTTACAGCCTTCACATCACAGGCAAGAAGCACATCGTGCACCTACTACCCAAGAAAATGCTGCTACCCCGGCACCTGCCTGTGTTCACCTACGTAGCCAAGGGCGCCCCGCAGGAAGAGGATCCCTTCTTCCGAAATGACTGCTACTACTACGGCTATATGGAAGGGATCCCCAAGTCTTTGGCTGCCCTCAGTACTTGCTTGGGTGGGCTCTGGGGGATGCTTCAGGTAAACGAGAAACATTATCAAATCCAGCCGGTCCCGACTTCCTCCACCTTTGAACATCATCTCTATCCAATAGTAAATACGGGCGTTTCTAATCTAACCCGTGCTTTAGCCAGAGAGGAGATAGATGAGGACTTCTTCCAGGTCTTGGAGGTCACATCATCCTCACGGACAACGACTTTTGACGATGTCCATTTGCGCAGACAGAAGGTGGAGATGGGAGTTATCGTGGGCAAGTTGGGGTACGAATCCTGGAACATTAATAAAACCGTGGTGCTACAGGACATGCTGTTCACTCTCAACCTGTTGGACACGCTTTTTATGCAGATCAAGGCGCACGCCTCTTTGTCCTCGCTGGAATTCTGGACCAATCCTAGCCCTGTGAATATCATCAAGAAGCTACAAAGTGTTCTTCATAATTCTCCAGAACCAGAACGTAGGAGCCCCGGGGAGCAGCAACTTTGTGATTTAGTTAATTTCTTCCAGCAGCATAGTTTCTACCCTGTGTTTGGAGTAGACCTCAGGACCGGAAAATGCAACCCATATCCCAGTTTAGCTATTAAGGCTAACCGTGGAGTCCACTTGatctttttctctgtccttatTTCCTGTGAAATGGAACATGACTTAGGAAAGCCCAGTGATGAGGGAAACTTGCAGAGTCAAAGGAAACCCTGCATCATGGGCAATAGAGCCCAAAACTCTGGTTCCTTCAAAAGCAGCTACACTTTTGATAGTCATCTGGCTTCAGCCGGCAGCGGGGCCAGGTCTCTCAGTGGGACCTctgaagagaagatggaaaagaagaaatgtggAAACAAAGttgtggaggaaggagaagaatgtGACTGTGGCTCCGAGACAGAATGCAGAAAAAATCCCTGTTGTCAGCAAAGCTGCATTCTTTCCAAAGGTGCCAAATGTAGCACTGGactttgctgtaaagattgtaaGATTCTCCCAGCTGGAAAGGTCTGTCGAGTCCAGGACAATGAGTGTGACCTCCCAGAGTTCTGCAACGGAACCTCAGAGTTTTGCCCAGATGACATATACAAACAAGATGGTACTCCATGTAGTGGAAAAGGATACTGCTACAAGAAAAGTTGTGGGAGCCATCTTCAGCAGTGCCAGGCTCTATTTGGGAAACAAGCTGAGAATGCTCCCCTTCAATGTTATAAGGAAGTGAATAGTCGAGGTGATCGGTTTGGTAATTGTGGATCTGAGCAAGTTTCCTTTTTCAAAGGCTGTAAAAAACAGAATATCTTATGTGGAAGACTGCAATGTGTCAATATTGACGTCATTCCTCAGGTACCTCACTATTACACCCTGATTCAGACTTACTTAAAAGAACCACTTGATAAAGAAGGTCTCTTGTGCTGGGGAACAGCTTTTAAGAAGACTGCAAAGGAGAAGGGTTTGATTGATCTTGGAGCTGTGGAAGATGGCAGTTCATGCGGGGAAAACATGATGTGTGTTAACAAGACCTGCCTGAACATCTCCAGCATCCATCAGGAATGTGTTCCAAAGCAGTGCAACAATCGAGGTGTGTGCAACAACAGGGGAAACTGCCACTGTGGTTTAGGATGGGCCCCTCCTTTCTGTCAGGATCCTGGCTATGGAGGAAGCAATGATAGTGGACCAACAGTAGATCTCGGGAATGAGACAAGTTTCCTACCCTGGAGGACCTATTTAATTCGCGGTAGCCTTTGCTCAAGCTTTGTGATGTTTAAATGGGCtatgaaaatgctttataaaaagagaaaatggaaaaaacctTAG